In Paenibacillus protaetiae, the genomic stretch TCGTGTCTTATTCGCCCGCCTTTTACCATCATTACGGCGCTTACGGCAAACCGCTCCTTGCAGGCTTCGATATTGCGCTCTTTCTCATTGCGCCGGCACTGGCCGTTTTTTTTGAACAAGTGCTTGGACCCGGCATATACGGCATGACCAAGAAGTTTAGGCAGCTGCTGATGCCCGCTACAGCCATACTGGTACTGCTATGGGTGCTCGGCAAGACGGTCGTGCCTTCAATCAGCCTGAGCCTGCTTGAGGTTTTGCCGGTTACGATAATGGGTTCAATCTTGTTCATCATTCTCATGATTCATTCCATCGGTTATGCCAGTAAAGGCAATCAGGATGCCATTATTCTTCTGGTAGGCCATTCAGTGTTTACTGTTGTAACAATGCTGGAAATCATCCGGTACTTTCAGGATGAAACCTATCATTTGATCTACTGGAAGTGGGGGCTGCTCCTCTTTTTGCTGTCGCTTATCGCTGTGATGGGACGGCAATTTTCCGCCAATCATGATCAGCTTGTTCAATACTCCCAGGAGCTGGAAATGTTTAACCGGGAAATTCAGCGGTCGGAGAAAATGGAGCTGATCAGCCAGCTGGCCGCTTCCATTGCGCATGAGGTACGCAATCCGCTGCAGGTTACACGCGGTTTCCTGCAGCTGCTCGGCGAAAAAGCGGTCGAAAAAGACCGCCAGTATCTGACTCTGGCGATTGAAGAGCTGGACCGCGCTTCCGGCATTATTACGCAGTTTCTTACGTTTGCCAAACCGCAGATGGACGATGTGGCCACCTTTAACATCACCGAAGAGCTGTACACCATTTACGACATGCTGAAGCCGCTTTCCGTTATGCAAAGCGCAACACTGGAGCTGGTGGCAGAGCCTGAATTGTATACGGTAGGCAATGCGGACAAGTTCAAGCAAGCGGTAATCAATATGATAAAAAACAGTCTCGAAGCAACGACCGAAGGCGAGGGATGGATTAGAATTCATGCAGCGGCCGAGCGCAAAGAAATTGTGATCCACGTGCTGGACAACGGTGAAGGGATCGACCAGGAAGCGATGAACAAGCTGGGCGAGCCGTATTTTTCGAGCAAATCAAAGGGAACCGGACTTGGCCTTATGGTCACCTTCCGCATCATCGAAGCCATGAACGGCACACTGCGATTCAACAGCACGAAAGGAGAAGGAACAGCGGCAGCCATAAGGCTTCCTGCGGCAGCTGCCCCGAAGAAAGAAGCCCACACGCCGGATTAAGCGCCCCGGATATGAAAAATCGTTCTTTTGGCGGTATAATAGGATCATTCGTTTAGTAAAGGAGAAATGGCCTATGCGATTTATCGACAATAACCATATAACGGATCCGACTTTAAATCTGGCGCTGGAAGAGTACATATTGCGCTCGCTGCCTGATGATGACGACTATCTGCTGTTTTATATTAATGAACCGTCGATCATTATCGGCAAAAACCAGAATACGGTCGAAGAAATTAACGCGGAGTATGTAGAAGAGAACGGTATTCATGTCGTACGCAGGTTGTCCGGCGGCGGCGCCGTATACCATGATCTCGGCAATCTTAACTTTAGTTTCATTATGAAAGACGACGGCAAGTCGTTTCATAACTTCCAGAAGTTTACCGAGCCGGTGGCTGCGGCGCTTCGGAAGCTGGGGGTTGATGCGGAGCTGTCCGGACGGAACGATCTCCAGGTCGGCGAGCGTAAAATTTCCGGCAATGCGCAATTTTCAACCCGGGGCAAAATGTTCAGCCACGGCACACTCTTGTTCGATTCGGAAATTGATAATGTTGTCTCCGCACTCAAAGTTAATAAAGAAAAATATATCTCGAAAGCAACCAAATCGATTCGCAGCCGCGTTGCCAATATTGCAGAGTTTCTAAAAGAGCCGATGACCATCGAGCAGTTCAGGCAATATTTGCTGGATACCATTTTTGAAAATCAGACTCCGATTCCAACCTATGAGCTAAGCGAGCAGGATTGGGCGAATGTGCGGAAGCTTGCGGACGAGCGCTACCGGAACTGGGATTGGAACTACGGCCGTTCGCCTGCCTTCAATGTCCGCCAAACCAAACGGATTGAAGGCGCCGGCACCTTTGATGTGCGACTGCAGGTTGAGGAAGGAAAAATCGTGGAGGCTGCCATTTACGGCGATTTCTTCGGGCGGGGCGAAAGCGCGGAGTTTGCGGACAAGCTTGTAGGTCTCCGGTACGACGCCAACGAGCTGCGAAACTTGTTGTCTTCGGTTGACCTGTCTTATTATTTTGGGCCGGTTACCGAAGAAGAATGGCTTACGCTGCTTATTTAATACAGGCAATTCCAATTGAATGGCTTGCCCGGAGCGATGAAGCGAGTTTGTGCCCGCATCATCGCTCCGGGCATTTTGAGCATGTCTGATTTTGCGATAAAAGCCGCTGTTTTTCCTGTTTTTTCGCCCGAAACCGGGAAGAAACGCCATTTCTCGACGCTATTATTTTCCCATTTTATGAAAAATCTCGCCAACAGGCGATTCTGCTAGTATAATGAAGAAGTTCTAGCAAAATGGCTGTTAAACAGAGGACATATATTCCAAATTAAGGAACTCGCAGAATGCTAGAACATTTTAGTCTTTAGGCGCGTCAATAGTACATAAGCCGGAGCTTAAGGATGTATGTTTTATGGGGAGGAATCATTAATTTGAGAAACAGGCCGCTTCTCACATGGTCAGTCAGTGCACTGGCAGTGGCCGTCATGCTCGTTGGGGCGTTGACGTTGATATGGTATTTAAAGCAAGACAAACACGAAGCCGCAATGGTTACCCAGCCGCTGCTTCCGGTATTATCTGAGTTATCCATTCAGAACGATTATGATGTCATTGTCGCCGGTACGGATCCGGAAGGAATTACAGCAGCCATATCAGCAGCCAGAAACGGGCTTAAGGTGTTGCTCATCGACGGGCATAACCGCGACAAGCTTGGCGGGCTCATGACAATCGGCGAGCTGAACACGCTGGACTTAAATTACTCTCCATCGCAATCCTTCATCAATAAAGAGCTTGGCAAACAAAGTTTTCTGAACAACGGCATATTCCTGGAATGGTTTAAACAGGTGGAAGGCTCTTCGTTTGATATCAATACGGCGGCCAATGTGTTTTACCGGATGGTAAAAGAAGAGCCAAACATTGATCTTCAAATGAAAGTTCAGAAGATGACACCCATCATCGAACAAAAAGGGGCTTCCGGCAAAACGGTCATCGGCATGCATATCGTGGATGAATCCGGCGCGGCAAAAGATATTTATGCGAATACGGTTATCGACGCTACGCAGGATGCCGATATTGCCGCTGCCGCAGGAGCCTCTTTTACGATAGGACGCGAAGATATCGGCAGCAAAAGCGACCTGATGGTTGCTACGCTTGTATTCCGGATGAAAGGCGTTACGCCGGAAATTTGGAACGAGCTGGCTCATTACAAAGACGCCGGATCGGATAAAATGAGCATCTGGGGTTATGACGAAGCTAAAAACTACCCGTCTTCCGACCCTAAAAAAGTGAAATTAAGAGGTCTTAATATCGGCCGCCAAAACGATGGCTCGATTCTGATCAATGCGATGCAGCTGTTTAACATTGACCCCCTTGATCCGCAGTCGGTTGCTCAAGGGGTTGAAATCGGACAGAAGGAAGCCCCTCTTATCGCTAATTATTTAAAAAGCCATTTCGACGGGTTTAAAAACCTGGAATATGCCGGAACGGCTAACGAGCTGTATATCCGGGAATCCCGGCATTTAATCGGCGAATACCGCTTGAAGCTTAAAGATTTGATGGAAAACAAAGACTTCTGGGATGCAATTGCTTACGGTTCTTATCCAATCGACATTCAAAGCATCTCATCAGGCGGCTCCGGCACAGTACTGATGAAGCCGAAGCAATACGGCGTGCCGTTCCGGACGCTTGTACCCAAAGATATCGACGGGCTGCTTGTAGTCGGCAGATCCGCCAGCTTCGATACCATTCCGCATGGCAGCGCCCGGGTTATTCCGCTTGGCATGGCTACAGGGCAAGCGGCAGGCGCAGCCGTAAAAATCGCGAAAGACAACGGCATTACGCTGCGTGAACTGTCCAAATCCGAGCCGCTGATCGATCAGCTGAAAAAAACGCTGGTGAAGCAAGGCATGGATTTAACGATGAACAAAATTGAAGCACAAGACTACGAGAAACATAAAGATTTCAACGGTCTTGTCGCCGCTGCCAGCATGTATTTAACATCCGGAGGATACAAGAACGACAGCTGGAAACTAGACGAGCCTACCAACATTCAGCGTTATTTGAACCAGCTGAGGCAGGTAAGGAAGTTCCATGCCGACAAGCTTGCAGGCGACCCTTATACAGC encodes the following:
- a CDS encoding lipoate--protein ligase, coding for MRFIDNNHITDPTLNLALEEYILRSLPDDDDYLLFYINEPSIIIGKNQNTVEEINAEYVEENGIHVVRRLSGGGAVYHDLGNLNFSFIMKDDGKSFHNFQKFTEPVAAALRKLGVDAELSGRNDLQVGERKISGNAQFSTRGKMFSHGTLLFDSEIDNVVSALKVNKEKYISKATKSIRSRVANIAEFLKEPMTIEQFRQYLLDTIFENQTPIPTYELSEQDWANVRKLADERYRNWDWNYGRSPAFNVRQTKRIEGAGTFDVRLQVEEGKIVEAAIYGDFFGRGESAEFADKLVGLRYDANELRNLLSSVDLSYYFGPVTEEEWLTLLI
- a CDS encoding sensor histidine kinase → MKSAHYLMIGALIFIIGTMFQIQQVSLNNESKQNVSIITKWDYQWLNESGRPFSAAWADDADPNKWEKADPNSPMTKRANQATALLLRVQIPPLPYATPGIWLKRVYGTAVSVSIEHQNNPIYQIERSYGYDVNYALLPLTGIDNGSSLIILLRLSEERQSLEPEMVVGDYYHMLPQYERFGLIELFYGGSFLFIALAMVTCLFFLKREQRSMWMSLCFIFFCLGVIIVSYSPAFYHHYGAYGKPLLAGFDIALFLIAPALAVFFEQVLGPGIYGMTKKFRQLLMPATAILVLLWVLGKTVVPSISLSLLEVLPVTIMGSILFIILMIHSIGYASKGNQDAIILLVGHSVFTVVTMLEIIRYFQDETYHLIYWKWGLLLFLLSLIAVMGRQFSANHDQLVQYSQELEMFNREIQRSEKMELISQLAASIAHEVRNPLQVTRGFLQLLGEKAVEKDRQYLTLAIEELDRASGIITQFLTFAKPQMDDVATFNITEELYTIYDMLKPLSVMQSATLELVAEPELYTVGNADKFKQAVINMIKNSLEATTEGEGWIRIHAAAERKEIVIHVLDNGEGIDQEAMNKLGEPYFSSKSKGTGLGLMVTFRIIEAMNGTLRFNSTKGEGTAAAIRLPAAAAPKKEAHTPD
- a CDS encoding FAD-dependent oxidoreductase; the encoded protein is MRNRPLLTWSVSALAVAVMLVGALTLIWYLKQDKHEAAMVTQPLLPVLSELSIQNDYDVIVAGTDPEGITAAISAARNGLKVLLIDGHNRDKLGGLMTIGELNTLDLNYSPSQSFINKELGKQSFLNNGIFLEWFKQVEGSSFDINTAANVFYRMVKEEPNIDLQMKVQKMTPIIEQKGASGKTVIGMHIVDESGAAKDIYANTVIDATQDADIAAAAGASFTIGREDIGSKSDLMVATLVFRMKGVTPEIWNELAHYKDAGSDKMSIWGYDEAKNYPSSDPKKVKLRGLNIGRQNDGSILINAMQLFNIDPLDPQSVAQGVEIGQKEAPLIANYLKSHFDGFKNLEYAGTANELYIRESRHLIGEYRLKLKDLMENKDFWDAIAYGSYPIDIQSISSGGSGTVLMKPKQYGVPFRTLVPKDIDGLLVVGRSASFDTIPHGSARVIPLGMATGQAAGAAVKIAKDNGITLRELSKSEPLIDQLKKTLVKQGMDLTMNKIEAQDYEKHKDFNGLVAAASMYLTSGGYKNDSWKLDEPTNIQRYLNQLRQVRKFHADKLAGDPYTAVDSIQDPIQKPLTLTMAASMLTAMIGNEQDEQHSVDYLLKKGWLKQETIDSITDPAHLTNGDAYQMLYDLSVSLMKLEF